Proteins encoded within one genomic window of Bombina bombina isolate aBomBom1 chromosome 1, aBomBom1.pri, whole genome shotgun sequence:
- the LOC128659859 gene encoding posterior protein-like produces MFLRIKEIAEQKDLEWKAERTDIIEQLDKFGQSIMAVASHSEKRCECYTLSEEIDKLTKLNAELHERLNKCEVRCGMGEQLVICMEKKEMQRENVIASLKADLWESESQLLNKEQCILSLKAQGIQDKCNCYRSSLAHVCPLEVDGNESQTIELDGQTPNIPDSSLLTLNQVPSTLTPQIECRQSNPQLQTKVNNHSNSAPLTIQDRNNLCHILGHFDTSTPPVILSNKLEAVTTQYNLGNRDACALLRAWLPSQLAAQLRAPVGTHKGVSPYINANWGNSGDRLMELQYVMCCRDARGTSAIANASLQEGDDPILFCTEYLALYKITYNCPNMSPDDADFLYSMANKCMLIDSSTRITLKNASSYTNFVNILKDWFKDSKHKNATHNNISMLTENQGKQRFLRRCFKCGKFGHIMRECVTSMRDIRDKNYIRRQNKISYLSKEGKYSAIFEGEKEQNISSLTKKEIIEEPTREETCKEPPSKKDSQQNCKEPSSKKEGTNVQFQMPY; encoded by the coding sequence ATGTTTCTAAGAATAAAAGAGATTGCTGAACAGAAAGATTTGGAATGGAAGGCAGAAAGAACTGATATCATAGAACAGCTGGATAAATTTGGTCAATCTATTATGGCTGTTGCTAGTCACTCTGAAAAGAGATGTGAGTGTTATACACTGAGTGAAGAGATAGACAAACTTACTAAACTGAATGCTGAGCTACACGAGAGGCTTAATAAATGTGAAGTGAGGTGTGGCATGGGAGAACAATTAGTAATATGTATGGAAAaaaaggaaatgcagagagagaatgttattgcatcacttaaggcagatttatgggagtctgaatcacagcttttaaataaggaacaatgtatcttgtctcttaaagcacaggggatacaagacaaatgcaactgtTACAGGAGTAGTCTAGCACATGTGTGTCCTTTAGAAGTAGATGGTAATGAAAGTCAAACTATAGAACTAGATGGACAAACCCCTAACATTCCTGACAGTTCTTTGTTAACTTTAAACCAGGTCCCCTCTACTCTAACTCCTCaaatagaatgcagacaaagtaaccccCAATTACAAACTAAAGTAAATAATCATAGTAACTCTGCCCCCCTTACAATACAAGACcgtaataatttgtgccatattttaggtcactttgatACCTCCACACCACCTGTAATCCTTTCTAATAAGTTAGAGGCTGTTACTACTCagtataatttaggcaacagagatgcctgtgctttgctccgggcctggttgccatcacaattagctgcacagctaagggcaccagtaggcaccCATAAAGGAGTGTCTCCTTATATTAATGCAAACTGGGGAAATTCAGGGGACAGATTAATggaattacagtatgttatgtgttgtcgtgatgccagaggtaccagtgccatagcaaatgcaagtttacaggaaggagatgacccgattttgttttgtactgagtaccttgcactgtataagataacttataactgccctaacatgtccccagatgatgcagattttctgtattctatggcaaataaatgcatgttaattgacagtagtacaagaatcactcttaaaaatgccagctcctatacaaactttgttaacatacttaaagattggtttaaagactcaaagcataagaatgctactcataataatatatctatgctaactgagaatcagggaaagcagagatttttgagacgctgttttaaatgtggaaagtttgggcacatcatgagggaatgtgtgacatcaatgagagatatcagggataaaaattacattaggaggcagaacaaaatatcatatttaagtaaggaaggaaaatacagtgctatatttgaaggtgaaaaggaacagaatatatcttctttaacaaagaaagaaataatagaagaacctactagagaggaaacttgcaaagagcccccatctaaaaaagactctcagcaaaattgcaaagagccctcatccaaaaaagaagggacaaatgttcaatttcagatgccttac